A portion of the Acanthopagrus latus isolate v.2019 chromosome 21, fAcaLat1.1, whole genome shotgun sequence genome contains these proteins:
- the LOC119011881 gene encoding uncharacterized protein LOC119011881: MSDPHCIPDALLEAIDELNRDSDCGQQPTDPNLNPDLLQMIENSLHHIHQNHHTVQNEFSQLQQQQHGGSLVEPASPNQNESASQNQNETVLQRGHFNNLDIRRVFNIPPLGEVPDLAQFYLDVRNFADLAERVRPKVRRNNVVQIEIIAENARDHIIVRYDEQEDNIVTAFEGVLARLIQSNAQINEGSPLEFVIQVIRNPRGGGRQKQYKPLDNEIIDLKQPRLCVVENKNNNLCFAVNLAHLTHPHFTDNQALERSKELQRLAGLGDQTEVTLSDVGKFEQILNRKIVVYYRQSENRTLSLLETDFPNTSHPLYLFLFQNHYYGVKNLKALSGVRHVCHHCHRGYKSREKHACPNHCNLCLEPDCVTHYSDAVFCTDCNRSCRTHACFWKHKQPRPFSHSNLSICQQMYKCPDCKHLVSRHEEHKWLIDVESAEQSVLLTAT, encoded by the coding sequence ATGTCTGATCCACACTGTATTCCAGATGCACTGCTTGAAGCTATAGATGAATTAAATAGAGACTCTGACTGTGGACAACAACCGACTGACCCTAACCTGAACCCTGACTTACTTCAAATGATAGAAAACAGTCTCCACCACATTCATCAAAACCATCATACTGTACAGAATGAGTTTTCtcagctgcagcaacagcagcacggCGGGTCTCTGGTAGAGCCAGCTTCTCCCAATCAGAACGAGTCAGCTTCTCAAAATCAGAATGAAACTGTGCTGCAACGCGGGCATTTTAACAATCTGGATATAAGACGTGTCTTTAACATTCCTCCTCTCGGAGAAGTACCTGATCTTGCTCAATTTTATTTAGACGTGCGCAACTTTGCGGATTTAGCGGAGAGAGTCAGACCCAAGGTTAGACGTAACAACGTCGTACAGATTGAGATAATAGCTGAAAATGCGCGAGATCACATCATTGTTAGATATGACGAGCAGGAGGATAACATCGTGACGGCTTTTGAGGGGGTGTTAGCGAGGTTAATACAATCTAACGCACAGATCAACGAAGGCTCCCCTTTAGAATTTGTCATTCAAGTGATCCGAAACCCTCGAGGCGGTGGTAGACAAAAGCAGTATAAACCGTTAGATAATGAAATCATCGACCTGAAACAACCGCGCCTGTGCGtggtagaaaacaaaaacaacaacctctgCTTCGCTGTCAACTTGGCTCATCTCACCCATCCTCATTTCACCGATAACCAAGCCCTGGAGCGCAGTAAAGAGTTGCAACGGTTGGCGGGTCTGGGCGATCAAACGGAAGTAACCCTGAGCGACGTTGGCAAATTTGAACAGATACTGAATCGCAAAATTGTGGTATATTACCGACAGTCGGAGAACCGGACTCTTTCACTGCTTGAAACAGATTTTCCCAATACGTCTCACCCGTTGtatcttttcttgtttcaaaACCACTACTACGGTGTAAAAAATCTGAAAGCTCTTTCAGGAGTCAGACACGTCTGCCATCACTGCCACAGGGGTTACAAGTCCCGAGAGAAACATGCCTGTCCTAATCACTGCAATCTCTGCCTGGAGCCTGACTGCGTTACGCATTATTCCGACGCTGTATTCTGCACAGACTGCAACAGGAGTTGCCGTACACACGCGTGTttctggaaacacaaacagcccaGACCTTTCTCTCATTCCAATCTCAGCATCTGCCAACAGATGTACAAATGCCCAGACTGTAAACATCTCGTCTCACGTCACGAGGAACATAAATGGCTAATAGATGTAGAATCTGCGGAGCAGAGCGTCCTCCTCACAGCGACATAA